One window of Cellulomonas shaoxiangyii genomic DNA carries:
- a CDS encoding PspC domain-containing protein → MDTQTPAGPGAGTPGQGPGDGTGPGHGPGPRPGYAPGDGTGPAGAPYPAAPGPRPSGAQGFWSGVRRTGLYRSDDRWIGGVAGGLAARMNVDPLLVRGLLAVSVLLGGLGLVLYGVAWALLPEQRDGRIHLERLVDGDGDIALLGALAFVLVGLGRGDGWWWFWDGTGWFSALLWLAFVAGLVALVVLAVRRRPGTGTPPPGTPWPGPGAYVPPGGGPAYPTAPTGMPGGAGPAGAPPAATSAAPYPPAAAAWGAGADARSTTPLPPAPPAGGWTPPPAPPTGGWTPPPPSGPPRPARPPRPPRRGADPATLGAVIGLAVLGLAVLLIGERTGTFDGPVGLTAGGIALVLAGIGIVTLGARGRSSGLLGFLAVVAALGLLPWAVYTQGEREDWWAGPEEWEENRVEVVMMARDEAARGFDGGVGHARVDLTSVPLAGEQLVVPLTLSVGELTVVVPVDAAVEARFSAGVGTVRWELDGETRMQDAIGASGMTFRDDATVEAGEADLVLDVSAGVGEVRIIEESTP, encoded by the coding sequence ATGGACACGCAGACCCCTGCCGGCCCCGGCGCCGGCACTCCCGGGCAGGGTCCCGGCGACGGCACCGGGCCCGGGCACGGCCCCGGCCCCCGGCCCGGCTACGCCCCCGGCGACGGCACCGGCCCGGCCGGCGCCCCCTACCCGGCCGCACCCGGCCCCCGGCCCTCCGGCGCGCAGGGCTTCTGGTCCGGCGTGCGCCGCACCGGCCTCTACCGCTCGGACGACCGCTGGATCGGCGGCGTCGCCGGCGGGCTCGCCGCCCGGATGAACGTCGACCCGCTCCTCGTGCGCGGCCTGCTGGCCGTGTCCGTCCTGCTCGGCGGCCTGGGGCTCGTCCTGTACGGCGTGGCGTGGGCGCTGCTGCCCGAGCAGCGCGACGGGCGCATCCACCTCGAGCGCCTCGTGGACGGGGACGGCGACATCGCCCTGCTCGGTGCGCTCGCCTTCGTCCTCGTCGGCCTGGGCCGCGGCGACGGCTGGTGGTGGTTCTGGGACGGCACCGGCTGGTTCTCGGCGCTGCTGTGGCTGGCGTTCGTCGCCGGGCTCGTCGCGCTCGTCGTGCTGGCCGTGCGCCGCCGGCCGGGGACCGGCACGCCGCCGCCCGGGACGCCCTGGCCGGGACCGGGCGCGTACGTGCCGCCCGGCGGCGGCCCGGCCTACCCGACGGCGCCCACCGGCATGCCCGGCGGAGCCGGCCCGGCGGGTGCCCCGCCTGCGGCCACGTCGGCGGCGCCGTACCCGCCCGCCGCGGCCGCGTGGGGTGCCGGCGCCGACGCGCGGTCCACGACCCCCCTTCCCCCGGCGCCGCCCGCCGGGGGGTGGACGCCCCCGCCGGCGCCACCCACGGGCGGCTGGACGCCTCCGCCGCCGTCCGGCCCGCCGCGTCCCGCCAGGCCCCCGCGCCCGCCGCGCCGCGGCGCGGACCCCGCGACCCTCGGCGCCGTCATCGGCCTCGCGGTCCTGGGGCTCGCGGTGCTGCTGATCGGTGAGCGCACGGGGACGTTCGACGGGCCGGTCGGCCTGACGGCCGGCGGCATCGCGCTGGTGCTCGCCGGCATCGGCATCGTCACGCTCGGCGCCCGGGGCCGCTCGAGCGGCCTGCTCGGCTTCCTCGCGGTCGTCGCGGCCCTCGGGCTGCTGCCGTGGGCGGTGTACACGCAGGGCGAGCGCGAGGACTGGTGGGCCGGCCCGGAGGAGTGGGAGGAGAACCGGGTCGAGGTGGTCATGATGGCTCGGGACGAGGCCGCCCGCGGCTTCGACGGCGGCGTCGGCCACGCGAGAGTCGACCTGACGTCGGTCCCGCTGGCGGGCGAGCAGCTCGTGGTGCCCCTCACGCTCAGCGTCGGCGAGCTGACCGTGGTCGTGCCGGTCGACGCGGCCGTCGAGGCCCGCTTCTCCGCGGGCGTCGGCACCGTGCGGTGGGAGCTGGACGGCGAGACCCGGATGCAGGACGCCATCGGTGCCAGCGGCATGACGTTCCGGGACGACGCGACCGTCGAGGCAGGCGAGGCCGACCTGGTGCTGGACGTCAGCGCGGGCGTCGGCGAGGTCCGGATCATCGAGGAGAGCACACCATGA
- a CDS encoding ATP-binding protein: MTTGPPPVPASAAGVPPRPRLPLRRPDAGRWFAGVAVGIAAHLDVPVAAVRLALVALVPVAGAGIVLYVFWWLTVPVGDPAAVAAVSRPSALQRLARRQTLRADGRRVALADLALGALLVLAAGVLVAVRLGAQVDSTWVLPALLVLVGLGLAWSQLDAVQRRQGDGRRISVLRLIGGVLLAAAGVLLLVGESVGRGIEPALMVQAAIGALAVLLGVGLVLAPWWVRLVRELGDERAARAREAERADIAAHLHDSVLQTLALIRTRADEPVEVARMARAQERELREWLYDDRSEPGTSLAAALRAVVAEVEDSRTGPTGEPVAVDVVVVGDRVPDADGQALLQATREALVNAVVHGRPPVSLYLEAGPAVTEVFVRDRGDGFDLDAVGPDRFGVRESIMGRVRRRGGTARVTSSPARGTEVHLCMPVGGAPPPGDVPAGDPDDPAAARRTDLQEDA; encoded by the coding sequence GTGACCACCGGACCCCCGCCCGTCCCGGCGTCCGCCGCCGGCGTGCCGCCGCGCCCGCGGCTGCCGCTGCGTCGCCCCGACGCGGGGCGGTGGTTCGCCGGGGTCGCGGTGGGGATCGCGGCGCACCTCGACGTGCCGGTGGCCGCGGTGCGGCTCGCGCTCGTCGCGCTCGTGCCGGTCGCCGGCGCGGGGATCGTGCTCTACGTCTTCTGGTGGCTGACCGTCCCCGTCGGCGACCCGGCGGCGGTCGCGGCGGTCTCACGCCCCAGCGCGCTGCAGCGGCTCGCGCGGCGGCAGACCCTGCGTGCCGACGGCCGGCGCGTCGCGCTCGCGGACCTCGCGCTCGGCGCGCTGCTCGTGCTCGCCGCGGGCGTGCTCGTCGCGGTGCGGCTCGGCGCCCAGGTCGACTCCACCTGGGTGCTGCCCGCGCTGCTCGTCCTGGTCGGCCTCGGGCTCGCGTGGAGCCAGCTGGACGCGGTGCAGCGGCGACAGGGCGACGGCCGGCGCATCAGCGTCCTGCGCCTCATCGGCGGCGTGCTGCTCGCGGCGGCGGGCGTGCTGCTGCTCGTGGGCGAGAGCGTGGGTCGCGGCATCGAGCCCGCGCTCATGGTGCAGGCGGCGATCGGGGCGCTCGCGGTCCTGCTCGGTGTCGGGCTCGTGCTGGCGCCGTGGTGGGTGCGGCTCGTCCGCGAGCTCGGCGACGAGCGGGCCGCCCGTGCGCGCGAGGCCGAGCGGGCCGACATCGCCGCGCACCTGCACGACTCGGTGCTGCAGACGCTCGCGCTCATCCGCACGCGCGCCGACGAGCCCGTGGAGGTCGCCCGCATGGCCCGCGCCCAGGAGCGCGAGCTGCGCGAGTGGCTGTACGACGACCGCAGCGAGCCGGGCACGTCGCTCGCGGCGGCGCTGCGGGCCGTCGTCGCCGAGGTCGAGGACTCGCGCACCGGGCCGACCGGCGAGCCGGTGGCGGTCGACGTCGTCGTCGTGGGCGACCGCGTGCCCGACGCCGACGGCCAGGCGCTGCTGCAGGCCACGCGGGAGGCGCTGGTCAACGCGGTCGTGCACGGCCGCCCGCCCGTCTCGCTCTACCTCGAGGCGGGCCCGGCGGTGACGGAGGTGTTCGTGCGCGACCGCGGTGACGGCTTCGACCTCGACGCCGTGGGTCCCGACCGCTTCGGCGTGCGGGAGTCGATCATGGGCCGGGTGCGCCGACGCGGCGGCACGGCCCGCGTGACCAGCAGCCCGGCGCGCGGCACCGAGGTGCACCTGTGCATGCCGGTCGGCGGCGCGCCCCCGCCGGGCGACGTCCCCGCCGGCGACCCGGACGACCCCGCGGCCGCGCGCCGCACCGACCTGCAGGAGGACGCGTGA
- a CDS encoding LuxR C-terminal-related transcriptional regulator, whose protein sequence is MFRAGVKASLDDRVRVVGEASTVDEAVRVVHDLAPPVVLLDVHLPGGDGGGGAEVVRRCADVPGTRFLALSVSDAAEDVVAVIRVGARGYVTKAIDPAALSDAVLRVAGGDAVFSPRLAGFVLDAFGAAAGDVATGDDELDRLSAREREVMRLIARGYTYREVAAELFISIKTVETHVSAVLRKLQLSNRNELTRWAAARRLL, encoded by the coding sequence ATGTTCCGTGCCGGGGTGAAGGCGTCCCTCGACGACCGCGTGCGGGTGGTGGGGGAGGCGTCCACGGTCGACGAGGCCGTGCGCGTCGTGCACGACCTCGCCCCGCCGGTCGTGCTGCTCGACGTGCACCTGCCCGGCGGCGACGGCGGCGGCGGGGCCGAGGTCGTGCGGCGGTGCGCCGACGTGCCCGGCACCCGGTTCCTCGCGCTGTCGGTGTCCGACGCGGCGGAGGACGTCGTGGCCGTGATCCGGGTGGGTGCGCGCGGCTACGTGACGAAGGCGATCGACCCGGCGGCCCTGTCCGACGCGGTGCTGCGCGTCGCGGGCGGTGACGCGGTGTTCTCCCCGCGGCTCGCCGGGTTCGTGCTCGACGCGTTCGGCGCGGCCGCGGGGGACGTCGCCACGGGGGACGACGAGCTCGACCGGCTCTCGGCGCGCGAGCGCGAGGTCATGCGGCTGATCGCGCGCGGCTACACGTACCGCGAGGTCGCCGCCGAGCTGTTCATCTCGATCAAGACCGTGGAGACGCACGTGTCCGCCGTCCTGCGCAAGCTGCAGCTGTCGAACCGGAACGAGCTCACGCGGTGGGCGGCGGCGCGCCGGCTGCTCTGA
- a CDS encoding DUF456 domain-containing protein, translating to MIDWGTELDLLTGLLVLVGLVGVVVQVLPGALLVGGAVVLWGALQGTGVGWGVVAAAVLITVVTQVAKYLLAGRHLQRGGVPNRTLVWGGVAGVIGFFVVPVVGLPLFFVAAIYLAERLRLGEHDAAWRSTVRALQATGLTILVELAGALLVVGAWVVGLLLR from the coding sequence ATGATCGACTGGGGTACCGAGCTCGACCTGCTCACCGGACTGCTCGTGCTCGTCGGCCTCGTCGGCGTGGTGGTGCAGGTCCTGCCCGGCGCGCTGCTCGTCGGCGGTGCGGTGGTGCTGTGGGGCGCGCTGCAGGGCACGGGCGTCGGCTGGGGCGTCGTGGCCGCGGCCGTGCTGATCACGGTCGTCACCCAGGTCGCGAAGTACCTGCTCGCGGGGCGCCACCTGCAGCGCGGTGGCGTGCCGAACCGCACGCTCGTGTGGGGCGGGGTCGCGGGCGTCATCGGGTTCTTCGTCGTGCCCGTGGTCGGGCTGCCGCTGTTCTTCGTGGCCGCGATCTACCTCGCCGAGCGCCTGCGCCTCGGCGAGCACGACGCCGCGTGGCGCTCGACCGTGCGCGCGCTCCAGGCCACCGGTCTCACCATCCTCGTCGAGCTCGCCGGGGCGCTGCTCGTGGTCGGTGCGTGGGTCGTCGGGCTCCTGCTGCGGTGA
- the pcrA gene encoding DNA helicase PcrA — protein sequence MTSLFESLSLPVPAGATPRSRPDARAAVARSRAGESSGLPLVVPPRGDTPDADDPPPADGRAARDAARAEALLEGLNPQQREAVLHAGGPLLIVAGAGSGKTRVLTHRIAYLLATHRARPGEVLAITFTNKAAAEMRERVEALVGPSAQRMWVSTFHSACVRILRREAATLGLRSSFSIYDSADSQRLLTLVARELDLDPKRYPPKALAAKISNLKDELVTPEAFAATSGGGSANDFDTALAQVYTRYQERLRQAHALDFDDIIVRTVELLQGFPQVAEHYRRRFRHVLVDEYQDTNHAQYVLVRELVGVDGGADGHGVGRGELTVVGDADQSVYAFRGANIRNILEFEADYPDARTILLEQNYRSTQTILSAANAVIAKNPDRRPKRLWTDSGSGPQIVAYVADSEHEEARFVAEEIDRLGDTHGVRPGDVAIFYRANAQSRALEEVLVRVGLPYKVVGGTRFYERREIRDAVAYLRAIANPDDDVSTRRILNVPKRGLGERSEAMVAAFAERERISFGAALTRLDEVPGLGTRALTGLTAFATMVEELRDLASTAGPAQVLGAALDRSGYLAELRASEDPQDAGRVENLAELHAVASEFEQSEPDGDLTDFLERVSLVADSDQIPVPDGADDGDGAGDARADQGVVTLMTLHTAKGLEFPVVFLTGMEDGTFPHMRSLADPDQLAEERRLAYVGLTRARERLYVSRAAVRTAWGVPNEFPPSRFLDDIPEELVDWRRRESSTSRLRGGWGSGFGTGGGRGSGWGEQRSGSGNGPVRTEQRPTLPRTGASFGSATPRTTGDVPDLGVGDKVTHDAYGLGTVVAVEGAGPNAVAKIDFGSHGTKRLLLRYSPVTKL from the coding sequence ATGACGTCCTTGTTCGAGAGCCTCTCCCTGCCCGTCCCCGCCGGCGCCACGCCGCGGTCCCGTCCGGACGCGCGGGCCGCCGTCGCGCGCTCCCGCGCGGGCGAGTCGTCGGGCCTGCCGCTCGTCGTGCCGCCGCGTGGCGACACCCCCGACGCCGACGACCCGCCGCCCGCCGACGGGCGTGCCGCACGCGACGCCGCCCGCGCGGAGGCGCTGCTCGAGGGGCTGAACCCGCAGCAGCGCGAGGCCGTGCTGCATGCCGGGGGTCCGCTCCTGATCGTCGCGGGCGCCGGGTCGGGCAAGACGCGCGTGCTCACGCACCGCATCGCGTACCTGCTGGCCACGCACCGGGCGCGGCCCGGCGAGGTGCTGGCGATCACGTTCACCAACAAGGCCGCGGCCGAGATGCGCGAGCGCGTCGAGGCGCTCGTCGGGCCGTCGGCGCAGCGCATGTGGGTGTCGACGTTCCACTCCGCGTGCGTCCGGATCCTGCGCCGCGAGGCCGCGACGCTGGGCCTGCGGTCGAGCTTCTCCATCTACGACTCGGCGGACTCCCAGCGGCTGCTCACGCTGGTCGCGCGCGAGCTCGACCTCGACCCCAAGCGCTACCCGCCGAAGGCGCTGGCGGCGAAGATCTCGAACCTCAAGGACGAGCTCGTCACGCCCGAGGCGTTCGCCGCGACGTCCGGCGGCGGCAGCGCCAACGACTTCGACACCGCGCTGGCGCAGGTCTACACGCGCTACCAGGAGCGGCTGCGCCAGGCGCACGCGCTCGACTTCGACGACATCATCGTGCGCACGGTCGAGCTGCTGCAGGGGTTCCCCCAGGTCGCCGAGCACTACCGCCGACGCTTCCGCCACGTGCTCGTCGACGAGTACCAGGACACCAACCACGCCCAGTACGTGCTGGTGCGCGAGCTCGTCGGCGTCGACGGCGGTGCCGACGGCCACGGCGTGGGGCGCGGCGAGCTCACGGTCGTCGGCGACGCCGACCAGTCGGTGTACGCCTTCCGCGGCGCGAACATCCGCAACATCCTCGAGTTCGAGGCCGACTACCCCGACGCGCGCACGATCCTCCTCGAGCAGAACTACCGCTCGACGCAGACGATCCTCTCGGCGGCGAACGCCGTCATCGCGAAGAACCCGGACCGGCGCCCGAAGCGGCTGTGGACCGACTCCGGGTCCGGCCCGCAGATCGTGGCGTACGTCGCGGACTCCGAGCACGAGGAGGCGCGGTTCGTCGCGGAGGAGATCGACCGCCTCGGCGACACGCACGGCGTGCGGCCCGGCGACGTGGCGATCTTCTACCGGGCGAACGCGCAGTCCCGTGCGCTCGAGGAGGTGCTGGTCCGCGTCGGCCTGCCCTACAAGGTCGTCGGCGGCACCCGCTTCTACGAGCGCCGCGAGATCCGCGACGCCGTCGCCTACCTGCGCGCCATCGCGAACCCCGACGACGACGTGAGCACCCGACGCATCCTCAACGTGCCCAAGCGCGGGCTGGGGGAGCGGTCGGAGGCGATGGTCGCGGCCTTCGCCGAGCGCGAGCGGATCTCGTTCGGCGCGGCACTCACGCGGCTCGACGAGGTGCCCGGCCTCGGCACGCGCGCGCTCACCGGTCTGACGGCGTTCGCGACGATGGTCGAGGAGCTGCGCGACCTCGCGTCCACCGCCGGCCCCGCCCAGGTGCTCGGCGCGGCGCTCGACCGCAGCGGCTACCTCGCGGAGCTGCGCGCGAGCGAGGACCCGCAGGACGCGGGCCGCGTCGAGAACCTCGCCGAGCTGCACGCGGTCGCCTCCGAGTTCGAGCAGAGCGAGCCGGACGGGGACCTCACCGACTTCCTCGAGCGCGTGTCGCTCGTGGCGGACTCCGACCAGATCCCCGTCCCGGACGGCGCGGACGACGGCGACGGGGCCGGCGACGCGCGCGCCGACCAGGGCGTCGTCACGCTCATGACGCTGCACACCGCCAAGGGCCTGGAGTTCCCGGTCGTGTTCCTCACGGGCATGGAGGACGGCACCTTCCCCCACATGCGCTCGCTCGCGGACCCGGACCAGCTCGCCGAGGAGCGGCGCCTGGCCTACGTCGGGCTGACCCGTGCGCGCGAGCGCCTGTACGTCTCACGCGCGGCGGTCCGCACCGCGTGGGGCGTGCCGAACGAGTTCCCGCCCAGCCGGTTCCTCGACGACATCCCCGAGGAGCTCGTGGACTGGCGGCGGCGCGAGTCCTCGACGTCGCGCCTGCGCGGCGGGTGGGGGTCGGGCTTCGGCACGGGCGGCGGCCGGGGGTCCGGCTGGGGCGAGCAGCGCTCGGGGTCGGGCAACGGCCCGGTGCGCACGGAGCAGCGCCCGACGCTGCCGCGCACGGGGGCGTCCTTCGGGTCGGCGACGCCGCGCACGACCGGCGACGTGCCGGACCTGGGCGTCGGCGACAAGGTGACGCACGACGCCTACGGGCTCGGCACGGTCGTCGCCGTCGAGGGCGCCGGGCCGAACGCGGTCGCGAAGATCGACTTCGGCTCGCACGGCACGAAGCGGCTGCTGCTGCGGTACTCGCCGGTCACGAAGCTCTGA
- a CDS encoding uridine kinase has translation MTTARADVVGRVAALVPDPVAAGAPVRVAVDGTDGAGKTWFADELADALRAAGRPVVRASVDGFHHPAAARYRRGRASPEGFFLDSYDLDAFRRVLLDAFAPGGSRRYRTAVHDVVTDRPVDAPWRTAPAEAVLVVDGVFLQRDELADAWDLRIWLDAPVTETYARMAVRDGCPADPGDPANARYLGGQRLYLAACDPVGRADVVVDNADVARPVLRAVRAS, from the coding sequence GTGACCACCGCGCGGGCAGACGTCGTCGGGCGCGTGGCCGCGCTGGTACCGGACCCGGTCGCGGCCGGTGCGCCCGTGCGGGTCGCGGTCGACGGGACGGACGGCGCGGGCAAGACGTGGTTCGCCGACGAGCTCGCCGACGCGCTGCGCGCCGCCGGTCGCCCGGTGGTCCGGGCGTCCGTCGACGGCTTCCACCACCCCGCCGCCGCGCGCTACCGCCGGGGGCGGGCCAGCCCCGAGGGGTTCTTCCTCGACTCCTACGACCTCGACGCGTTCCGCCGCGTGCTTCTCGACGCGTTCGCGCCGGGCGGGTCGCGCCGGTACCGCACCGCCGTGCACGACGTGGTGACGGACCGGCCGGTCGACGCGCCGTGGCGGACGGCCCCGGCCGAGGCCGTGCTCGTGGTCGACGGCGTCTTCCTGCAGCGGGACGAGCTCGCGGACGCGTGGGACCTGCGCATCTGGCTGGACGCCCCGGTCACCGAGACGTACGCCCGGATGGCGGTCCGCGACGGCTGCCCCGCGGACCCGGGCGACCCCGCGAACGCGCGCTACCTCGGCGGGCAGCGCCTCTACCTCGCCGCGTGCGACCCCGTGGGGCGTGCCGACGTGGTCGTGGACAACGCGGACGTCGCCCGCCCGGTCCTGCGGGCGGTCAGAGCTTCGTGA
- the sucC gene encoding ADP-forming succinate--CoA ligase subunit beta, whose protein sequence is MDLFEYQARDIFEKHGVPVLGGIVATTPQEARAAAERLLPPDGGVVVVKAQVKTGGRGKAGGVKLARSADEAAEMAGEILGMDIKGHTVHRVMIAEGAKIATEYYFSLLLDRAERRYLAMASVEGGMEIEQLAVERPEALARVAVDPRTGIDAAKAQEIVAAAGFDADVAPKVAAVLQTLWTVYREEDATLVEVNPLVLTEAGEVVALDGKVTLDANADFRHEDHAALEDKAAADPLEARAKEKDLNYVKLDGEVGIIGNGAGLVMSTLDVVAYAGEAHGGVKPANFLDIGGGASASVMAAGLDIILTDPQVKSVFVNVFGGITACDEVARGIVEALEILGDEASKPLVVRLDGNNVAEGRAILAEAAHPLVTLAETMDGGADKAAELAHAAA, encoded by the coding sequence GTGGACCTGTTCGAGTACCAGGCACGTGACATCTTCGAGAAGCACGGCGTGCCCGTGCTCGGCGGCATCGTCGCCACGACCCCGCAGGAGGCGCGCGCAGCGGCGGAGCGGCTGCTGCCGCCCGACGGCGGCGTCGTGGTCGTCAAGGCCCAGGTGAAGACCGGTGGCCGCGGCAAGGCGGGCGGCGTCAAGCTGGCCCGCTCCGCCGACGAGGCGGCCGAGATGGCCGGCGAGATCCTCGGCATGGACATCAAGGGCCACACCGTGCACCGCGTGATGATCGCGGAGGGCGCGAAGATCGCCACCGAGTACTACTTCTCGCTCCTGCTGGACCGTGCCGAGCGCCGGTACCTGGCGATGGCGTCCGTCGAGGGCGGCATGGAGATCGAGCAGCTCGCGGTCGAGCGGCCCGAGGCGCTCGCGCGCGTCGCCGTCGACCCCCGCACGGGCATCGACGCCGCCAAGGCGCAGGAGATCGTCGCCGCGGCCGGGTTCGACGCCGACGTCGCGCCGAAGGTCGCGGCCGTGCTGCAGACGCTGTGGACGGTGTACCGCGAGGAGGACGCCACCCTCGTCGAGGTCAACCCGCTGGTCCTCACGGAGGCCGGCGAGGTCGTCGCGCTCGATGGCAAGGTGACGCTCGACGCGAACGCGGACTTCCGTCACGAGGACCACGCGGCGCTCGAGGACAAGGCCGCGGCCGACCCGCTCGAGGCGCGCGCCAAGGAGAAGGACCTCAACTACGTCAAGCTCGACGGCGAGGTCGGCATCATCGGCAACGGCGCGGGCCTCGTGATGAGCACGCTCGACGTCGTCGCGTACGCCGGCGAGGCGCACGGCGGCGTCAAGCCCGCGAACTTCCTCGACATCGGCGGCGGCGCGTCCGCGTCGGTGATGGCGGCGGGCCTCGACATCATCCTCACGGACCCGCAGGTCAAGTCGGTGTTCGTCAACGTCTTCGGCGGCATCACGGCGTGCGACGAGGTCGCCCGCGGCATCGTCGAGGCGCTGGAGATCCTCGGTGACGAGGCGTCCAAGCCGCTGGTCGTCCGCCTGGACGGCAACAACGTGGCCGAGGGCCGCGCGATCCTCGCGGAGGCCGCGCACCCGCTCGTCACCCTGGCCGAGACGATGGACGGCGGCGCCGACAAGGCGGCCGAGCTCGCCCACGCCGCCGCCTGA
- the sucD gene encoding succinate--CoA ligase subunit alpha — protein sequence MAIFLTEESKVIVQGMTGSEGQKHTTRMLASGTNVVGGVNPRKAGTSVTFPAGDGTVDVPVFGTVAEALEKTGADVSVIFVPPAFTKAAVIEAVDAGVPLVVIITEGVPVADTAEFFAYAQDKGVRLVGPNCPGLISPGKSNVGIIPADITGPGRIGLVSKSGTLTYQMMYELRDFGFSTAIGIGGDPIIGTTHIDALAAFEADPETELIVMIGEIGGDAEERAAAFIQANVTKPVVGYVAGFTAPEGKTMGHAGAIVSGSSGTAQAKKEALEAAGVRVGKTPSETAALARALLS from the coding sequence ATGGCGATCTTCCTGACCGAGGAGTCCAAGGTCATCGTCCAGGGCATGACCGGGTCCGAGGGGCAGAAGCACACGACCCGCATGCTCGCGTCCGGCACGAACGTGGTCGGCGGCGTGAACCCCCGCAAGGCCGGCACGTCCGTGACGTTCCCCGCCGGTGACGGCACCGTCGACGTGCCGGTGTTCGGCACCGTGGCGGAGGCGCTGGAGAAGACGGGCGCGGACGTGTCCGTCATCTTCGTCCCGCCGGCCTTCACCAAGGCCGCCGTCATCGAGGCCGTCGACGCGGGCGTCCCGCTCGTCGTCATCATCACCGAGGGCGTCCCGGTGGCCGACACCGCCGAGTTCTTCGCGTACGCGCAGGACAAGGGCGTGCGCCTCGTCGGCCCCAACTGCCCCGGCCTGATCAGCCCCGGGAAGTCCAACGTCGGCATCATCCCCGCCGACATCACGGGCCCCGGCAGGATCGGCCTGGTCTCGAAGTCCGGCACGCTGACCTACCAGATGATGTACGAGCTGCGGGACTTCGGGTTCTCGACGGCCATCGGCATCGGCGGCGACCCGATCATCGGCACGACGCACATCGACGCGCTGGCCGCGTTCGAGGCGGACCCCGAGACCGAGCTCATCGTCATGATCGGTGAGATCGGCGGCGACGCCGAGGAGCGTGCCGCCGCGTTCATCCAGGCCAACGTGACCAAGCCGGTCGTCGGCTACGTCGCGGGCTTCACCGCCCCCGAGGGCAAGACGATGGGCCACGCCGGCGCCATCGTCTCCGGCTCGTCCGGCACCGCGCAGGCCAAGAAGGAGGCCCTCGAGGCCGCCGGCGTCAGGGTCGGCAAGACGCCGTCCGAGACCGCCGCGCTCGCCCGCGCGCTGCTCTCCTGA
- a CDS encoding DUF6350 family protein gives MPPSTGPVPVTGRVRRVLQDDARPSFFTSAIDGAPRWAVGALAALQGAALSLLVLAVPAVAVFVTTSADPSNVDVAWTRAVVVAANLWLLAHGVPVSAGGAAVSLLPLGLTLLAGFTCYASARRSGVATRSGALASVATYAALTVLVALVCGVGAGGVVRALLGGVVVGGLGLGAGLLRRPEAPSWPVLVAPLADRLPGPVVVGLRAGTLAAAALVAVAAVVTAVWALAGRATVADVVRMLELDAVGGVVLALAQLAYAPNLVVWALAWVAGPGFAVGAGTRFAPAEVVDGPLPALPLLGALPAPDLAGGALLAAPALLVAVGLLTGLAVHRRLVPTRGRDVLVAVGTAAATAGLLVAALQLAAAGAAGPGRMTQVGAAAWLVGLAVAGGVALGALLVAVPSDAAVRASLRARREARRTGAGTGPGRTGAAGDGAGGTDALAT, from the coding sequence GTGCCCCCCTCCACCGGTCCGGTCCCCGTCACGGGACGCGTCCGCCGCGTGCTGCAGGACGACGCACGGCCGTCGTTCTTCACCAGCGCGATCGACGGGGCGCCGCGCTGGGCCGTCGGGGCGCTCGCCGCGTTGCAGGGGGCGGCCCTGTCGCTGCTCGTGCTCGCGGTGCCGGCCGTCGCGGTGTTCGTCACCACGTCCGCGGACCCGTCGAACGTGGACGTGGCGTGGACCCGCGCCGTGGTCGTGGCGGCGAACCTGTGGCTGCTGGCGCACGGCGTGCCCGTGAGCGCCGGCGGGGCGGCCGTCTCCCTGCTCCCGCTCGGGCTGACCCTGCTCGCCGGGTTCACCTGCTACGCCTCCGCCCGCCGCTCGGGCGTGGCCACACGCTCCGGGGCGCTGGCGTCCGTCGCCACGTACGCCGCGCTGACCGTGCTGGTCGCGCTCGTGTGCGGCGTCGGCGCGGGCGGGGTGGTGCGCGCCCTGCTGGGCGGGGTGGTCGTCGGTGGGCTGGGCCTCGGCGCAGGCCTGCTGCGCCGTCCCGAGGCACCGTCGTGGCCGGTGCTCGTCGCGCCGCTCGCCGACCGGCTCCCGGGTCCGGTGGTCGTCGGCCTGCGGGCCGGCACGCTCGCGGCGGCGGCCCTGGTCGCCGTGGCAGCCGTGGTGACCGCCGTCTGGGCGCTGGCCGGCCGGGCGACCGTCGCCGACGTCGTGCGGATGCTCGAGCTCGACGCCGTCGGCGGTGTCGTGCTCGCGCTCGCGCAGCTCGCCTACGCGCCGAACCTGGTGGTGTGGGCGCTCGCGTGGGTCGCCGGGCCGGGGTTCGCCGTCGGCGCCGGCACGCGGTTCGCGCCGGCCGAGGTCGTCGACGGGCCGCTGCCGGCGCTGCCGCTGCTCGGCGCGCTCCCCGCCCCGGACCTCGCGGGCGGGGCGCTGCTCGCCGCGCCGGCGCTGCTCGTCGCCGTCGGACTGCTCACGGGCCTGGCGGTCCACCGGCGGCTCGTGCCGACCCGGGGGCGGGACGTCCTCGTCGCGGTGGGCACGGCCGCCGCCACCGCGGGGCTGCTGGTGGCGGCCCTGCAGCTCGCGGCGGCCGGCGCGGCCGGACCCGGGCGCATGACGCAGGTCGGTGCCGCGGCCTGGCTCGTCGGGCTCGCTGTCGCGGGCGGGGTGGCGCTCGGCGCCCTGCTCGTCGCCGTGCCGTCGGACGCGGCCGTGCGCGCGTCCCTGCGCGCGCGGCGGGAGGCGCGCCGCACGGGGGCCGGCACGGGCCCCGGCCGGACCGGCGCGGCCGGCGACGGCGCCGGCGGCACGGACGCGCTCGCGACCTAG